In Janthinobacterium rivuli, a single genomic region encodes these proteins:
- the rplD gene encoding 50S ribosomal protein L4, protein MELKLLNAQGQAASNVAAADTIFGRDYNEALIHQVVIAYQANARSGNRKQKDREEVHHTTKKPWRQKGTGRARAGMSSSPLWRGGGRIFPNSPDENFTHKVNKKMYRAGICSILSQLAREERLIVIDDLTIDAPKTKLLSQKLNGLGFDSVLIITDVLNENLELASRNLPNVLVVEPRHADPMSLVFYKKILVTKAALAKIEEMLA, encoded by the coding sequence ATGGAACTCAAGCTTCTGAATGCGCAAGGTCAAGCCGCCTCGAACGTTGCTGCAGCCGATACGATTTTCGGCCGTGACTACAATGAAGCGCTGATCCACCAAGTCGTCATCGCTTATCAAGCGAATGCACGTAGTGGTAACCGCAAGCAAAAAGACCGTGAAGAAGTTCACCACACGACGAAAAAGCCATGGCGCCAAAAAGGTACCGGCCGCGCTCGTGCTGGTATGTCGTCGTCGCCACTGTGGCGCGGCGGTGGTCGGATTTTCCCGAACTCGCCTGACGAAAACTTCACCCACAAAGTGAACAAAAAGATGTATCGCGCAGGTATCTGCTCGATCCTGTCGCAGCTGGCTCGCGAAGAGCGCCTGATCGTCATCGACGATCTGACGATCGACGCGCCAAAAACCAAGCTGCTGTCGCAAAAATTGAACGGCCTGGGCTTTGATTCGGTTCTGATCATCACCGACGTTCTGAACGAAAACCTGGAACTGGCATCGCGCAACCTGCCTAACGTACTCGTCGTTGAGCCACGTCACGCAGACCCGATGTCCCTGGTGTTCTACAAGAAGATCCTGGTCACCAAAGCTGCATTGGCCAAGATTGAGGAGATGCTGGCATGA
- the rplW gene encoding 50S ribosomal protein L23 yields MSAILKHSEERLMKVLLAPVISEKATMVAEKNEQIVFRVLPDATKPEIKAAVELLFKVEVLSVQTANREGKQKRTGKFNGRRNHTKRAFVCLKPGQEINFSEEAA; encoded by the coding sequence ATGAGCGCGATTTTGAAACATAGCGAAGAACGCTTGATGAAGGTGCTGTTGGCGCCCGTGATTTCCGAAAAGGCCACCATGGTCGCGGAAAAGAACGAGCAAATTGTATTCCGCGTACTGCCGGATGCAACCAAGCCTGAAATCAAGGCAGCGGTCGAACTGCTGTTCAAGGTTGAAGTTCTGTCCGTGCAAACTGCAAACCGCGAAGGTAAGCAAAAGCGCACCGGCAAGTTCAACGGTCGTCGTAACCATACCAAGCGTGCTTTCGTGTGCCTGAAGCCTGGCCAGGAAATCAACTTCTCCGAGGAGGCTGCATAA
- the rplB gene encoding 50S ribosomal protein L2, producing MALVKMKPTSPGRRGMVKVVNADLYKGRPFAALVEKKSKTAGRNNNGHITTRHIGGGHKQHYRLIDFKRTKDGIPAKVERIEYDPNRTANIALLCYADGERHYIIATKGMAVGDSVMNGSEAPIKSGNCLPIRNIPVGTVMHCVEMLPGKGAQMARTAGAGVVLMAREGTYAQVRLRSGEVRRVHIECRATVGEVGNAEHSLRKIGKAGAMRWRGVRPTVRGVVMNPVDHPHGGGEGKTAAGRHPVSPWGQQTKGKKTRSNKRTTSMIVSRRGKK from the coding sequence ATGGCACTCGTTAAGATGAAACCAACCTCGCCAGGCCGTCGCGGCATGGTGAAGGTGGTGAATGCCGACCTGTACAAAGGTCGTCCATTCGCTGCCCTGGTTGAAAAGAAATCCAAGACCGCTGGTCGTAACAACAACGGTCACATCACCACCCGTCATATCGGTGGTGGTCATAAGCAACACTACCGCTTGATCGACTTCAAGCGCACCAAAGATGGTATTCCAGCGAAAGTGGAACGTATCGAATACGATCCAAACCGCACCGCGAATATCGCTCTGCTGTGCTACGCCGACGGCGAACGTCACTACATCATCGCAACCAAAGGCATGGCCGTTGGCGACAGCGTGATGAACGGTTCGGAAGCACCGATCAAATCGGGTAACTGCTTGCCAATCCGTAACATCCCAGTCGGTACCGTGATGCATTGCGTCGAAATGCTGCCAGGTAAAGGTGCCCAAATGGCACGTACCGCCGGCGCTGGCGTTGTGCTGATGGCACGTGAAGGTACCTACGCTCAAGTGCGTCTGCGCTCGGGTGAAGTACGTCGCGTGCACATCGAGTGCCGTGCAACGGTTGGTGAAGTCGGCAATGCCGAGCACAGCCTGCGTAAAATCGGTAAAGCTGGTGCGATGCGCTGGCGCGGTGTTCGTCCTACCGTTCGCGGTGTGGTCATGAACCCGGTCGATCACCCGCACGGTGGTGGTGAAGGTAAAACAGCAGCTGGTCGTCATCCAGTTTCGCCATGGGGCCAACAGACCAAGGGTAAGAAAACACGCAGCAACAAGCGTACGACTTCCATGATCGTCTCGCGCCGCGGCAAGAAATAA
- the rpsS gene encoding 30S ribosomal protein S19, whose translation MTRSLKKGPFCDAHLVKKVEAAQAAKDKKPIKTWSRRSTIMPDFIGLTIAVHNGKLHVPVYVSENMVGHKLGEFALTRTFKGHAADKKAKK comes from the coding sequence ATGACACGTTCATTGAAAAAAGGGCCGTTCTGTGACGCCCACCTGGTGAAAAAAGTTGAAGCCGCGCAAGCAGCCAAAGACAAAAAGCCAATCAAAACCTGGTCGCGTCGTTCGACAATCATGCCTGACTTCATCGGCCTGACGATCGCGGTTCATAACGGCAAGCTGCACGTGCCGGTTTATGTTTCCGAAAACATGGTTGGTCACAAGCTCGGCGAATTCGCACTGACCCGTACGTTCAAGGGCCATGCAGCTGACAAAAAGGCTAAGAAATAA
- the rplV gene encoding 50S ribosomal protein L22: protein MMETKAILKGVRLSDQKGRLVADLIRGKKVDAALNILQFSPKKGAAIIKRVLESAIANAEHNDGADIDELFVKTIYVEKGPVLKRFTARAKGRGDRISKQSCHVYVTVGN, encoded by the coding sequence ATAATGGAAACTAAAGCTATCCTCAAAGGTGTGCGCCTGTCGGACCAAAAGGGCCGCCTGGTTGCTGACCTGATCCGTGGCAAGAAAGTTGACGCTGCACTCAACATCTTGCAATTCAGCCCGAAAAAAGGTGCTGCGATCATCAAGCGTGTTCTGGAATCGGCAATCGCCAATGCGGAACACAATGATGGCGCGGACATCGACGAATTGTTCGTGAAAACGATCTACGTCGAAAAGGGCCCGGTCCTGAAGCGCTTCACCGCGCGTGCAAAAGGCCGTGGCGACCGTATTTCGAAACAATCCTGTCACGTTTACGTGACTGTCGGTAACTAA
- the rpsC gene encoding 30S ribosomal protein S3: MGQKIHPTGFRLAVTRNWASRWYAGNGNFAAMLNEDLKARAYLKKKLKNASVGRIVIERPAKNARFTIYSSRPGVVIGKKGEDIEVLKSALTKIMGVPVHVNIEEIRKPEIDSQLIADSIAQQLEKRIMFRRAMKRAMQNAMRLGALGIKIMSSGRLNGIEIARKEWYREGRVPLHTLRADIDYGTSEASTTYGIIGVKVWVYKGDRAPNGDAPVIDTPADEKKSRGPRRDDGKPAGRPRPAGAGAKPSTAPGARVRTAAKPAAAAAPAEKAGE, translated from the coding sequence ATGGGTCAGAAAATTCATCCAACCGGTTTCCGTCTGGCGGTCACCCGTAACTGGGCTTCGCGCTGGTATGCAGGCAACGGTAATTTCGCTGCCATGCTGAACGAAGACTTGAAAGCACGTGCTTACCTGAAAAAGAAACTGAAGAACGCTTCCGTTGGCCGCATCGTTATCGAGCGCCCAGCCAAGAACGCGCGCTTCACGATCTACAGCTCGCGTCCAGGCGTGGTCATTGGTAAAAAAGGCGAAGACATCGAAGTACTGAAGTCCGCGCTGACCAAGATCATGGGCGTACCTGTTCACGTGAACATCGAAGAAATTCGCAAGCCAGAAATCGACTCGCAACTGATCGCCGATTCGATCGCTCAGCAGCTGGAAAAACGGATCATGTTCCGCCGCGCCATGAAGCGTGCAATGCAAAATGCAATGCGCCTGGGTGCTCTCGGTATCAAGATCATGTCGTCCGGCCGTCTGAACGGTATCGAAATCGCGCGTAAAGAGTGGTACCGCGAAGGCCGCGTGCCTCTGCATACCCTGCGCGCCGATATCGACTACGGTACCAGCGAAGCGTCGACCACCTACGGCATCATCGGTGTCAAGGTGTGGGTATACAAAGGTGACCGCGCGCCTAACGGCGATGCACCAGTCATCGATACCCCAGCTGACGAGAAGAAAAGCCGCGGCCCACGCCGTGACGATGGCAAGCCAGCTGGCCGTCCACGTCCAGCCGGTGCCGGTGCGAAACCATCCACAGCACCAGGTGCACGTGTGCGTACCGCCGCTAAACCGGCCGCCGCAGCAGCACCAGCTGAGAAAGCAGGAGAATAA
- the rplP gene encoding 50S ribosomal protein L16, whose translation MLQPARRKYRKEQKGRNTGISHSRGTAVSFGEFGLKAVARGRITARQIEAARRAMTRHIKRGGRIWIRIFPDKPISNKPAEVRMGNGKGNPEYYVAEIQPGKVLYEMDGVDEALAREAFRLAAAKLPLATTFVIRQVGQ comes from the coding sequence ATGCTGCAACCAGCACGCAGAAAGTATCGTAAAGAGCAGAAAGGCCGTAATACCGGTATTTCGCACAGCCGCGGCACCGCCGTGTCGTTTGGCGAATTCGGTCTGAAGGCAGTTGCGCGCGGTCGTATCACTGCGCGTCAAATTGAAGCGGCGCGTCGTGCAATGACGCGTCACATCAAGCGCGGTGGCCGTATCTGGATCCGTATTTTCCCGGACAAACCGATTTCGAACAAACCGGCTGAAGTCCGTATGGGTAACGGTAAAGGTAATCCTGAGTACTACGTCGCTGAAATTCAGCCAGGCAAAGTACTGTACGAAATGGATGGCGTTGATGAAGCGCTGGCACGGGAAGCATTCCGTCTTGCCGCCGCTAAACTGCCACTGGCGACGACGTTTGTCATCCGCCAAGTCGGCCAATAA
- the rpmC gene encoding 50S ribosomal protein L29, which produces MKASELRGKDQPALQKELNDLLKAQFGLRMQIATQQLSNTSQLKKVRRDIARVKTVMNLKEAK; this is translated from the coding sequence ATGAAAGCATCTGAACTCCGCGGCAAGGACCAGCCAGCTCTGCAAAAAGAGCTGAATGACCTGTTGAAGGCACAGTTCGGCCTGCGCATGCAAATCGCTACGCAGCAGCTGAGCAACACTTCGCAGCTCAAGAAGGTACGCCGCGATATCGCGCGTGTGAAGACGGTAATGAATCTGAAGGAAGCCAAATGA
- the rpsQ gene encoding 30S ribosomal protein S17 encodes MNEPVKQSLKRTLIGKVVSDKMDKTVTVLIERHVKHPLYGKIIMRSNKYHAHDETNQVKAGDTVEIQEGRPISKTKAWTVTRVVQAAPTV; translated from the coding sequence ATGAACGAACCAGTGAAACAGTCGCTCAAGCGCACGCTGATCGGTAAAGTGGTTTCGGACAAGATGGACAAGACCGTTACCGTTCTGATCGAGCGCCACGTAAAACATCCTTTGTATGGCAAGATCATCATGCGCTCGAACAAGTATCACGCGCATGACGAGACCAACCAAGTCAAGGCCGGTGACACGGTCGAGATCCAGGAAGGTCGCCCGATCTCCAAAACGAAGGCATGGACGGTGACACGTGTGGTTCAAGCCGCACCAACCGTTTAA